One window of Salegentibacter sp. Hel_I_6 genomic DNA carries:
- a CDS encoding BlaI/MecI/CopY family transcriptional regulator, with amino-acid sequence MKRLTNKEEEVMRILWQLEKAFVKEILPHIQDQKLHYNTVSTIVRHLEDKGFVSHTAYGNTHQYYPAISKEEYRKHIMSLTSKRFFDNSYKSMVSFFAKEEKISADELREILEIIEKEKKD; translated from the coding sequence ATGAAACGCCTAACTAATAAAGAGGAAGAAGTAATGCGCATTCTCTGGCAGCTGGAGAAAGCTTTTGTAAAAGAAATTTTGCCTCATATCCAGGATCAGAAGTTACATTACAATACAGTTTCTACAATCGTACGACATTTGGAAGATAAAGGTTTTGTTTCACATACAGCCTACGGGAATACCCACCAATACTACCCTGCTATTTCCAAAGAAGAGTATAGAAAACATATTATGAGTTTAACATCAAAACGTTTTTTTGATAATTCTTATAAAAGTATGGTGTCTTTTTTTGCCAAGGAAGAGAAAATCAGCGCCGATGAACTTCGTGAAATCCTCGAAATTATAGAAAAAGAGAAAAAGGATTAA